The Streptomyces sp. RKAG293 genome includes a region encoding these proteins:
- a CDS encoding SGNH/GDSL hydrolase family protein — protein sequence MARTTVLAAAALGGALALTAGIAVPASAHSGRPGHSGHGHGVSYAALGDSYTSGPGIPDQVDANCARSSHNYPSLVAADQRFAAVKDVSCGGATTAEMWKPQGTNGPQLDALNRGTDLVTLQIGGNDVGFSSIIGTCAVLSATDPTGNPCQKHYTATGSDQLALNIQQTAPKVAAVLRAIHARAPHARVVVVGYPDLLPDNGVGCRPAVPFADKDFGYLKDTEKRLNTMLRRQAGAAHAEYVDTYRPTVGHDMCTAPANRWIEPLVPASPAAPAHPNAKGEKAMAVAVLDRIDPRCRHH from the coding sequence ATGGCCCGCACCACCGTCCTGGCAGCAGCCGCACTCGGCGGGGCCCTGGCCCTCACCGCGGGCATCGCCGTCCCGGCCTCGGCCCATTCGGGCCGGCCGGGCCACTCCGGTCACGGACACGGCGTCAGCTACGCGGCGCTCGGCGACTCGTACACGTCAGGGCCCGGCATCCCCGACCAGGTGGACGCCAACTGCGCGCGGTCCAGCCACAACTACCCGTCGCTGGTCGCCGCGGACCAGCGCTTCGCGGCCGTCAAGGACGTCAGCTGCGGCGGCGCCACCACCGCCGAGATGTGGAAGCCGCAGGGCACCAACGGACCGCAGCTCGACGCCCTGAACCGCGGCACCGACCTCGTCACGCTGCAGATCGGCGGCAACGACGTCGGCTTCAGCTCGATCATCGGCACCTGCGCCGTGCTCAGCGCCACCGACCCGACCGGCAACCCCTGCCAGAAGCACTACACCGCCACCGGCAGCGACCAGCTCGCCCTCAACATCCAGCAGACGGCGCCGAAGGTCGCGGCTGTGCTGCGCGCCATCCACGCCCGCGCCCCGCACGCCCGGGTCGTCGTCGTCGGCTACCCGGACCTGCTGCCGGACAACGGCGTCGGATGCCGTCCCGCCGTCCCCTTCGCGGACAAGGACTTCGGGTACCTCAAGGACACCGAGAAGCGGCTCAACACGATGCTGCGCCGGCAGGCCGGGGCCGCGCACGCCGAGTACGTCGACACCTACCGGCCGACCGTCGGCCACGACATGTGCACGGCGCCCGCCAACCGCTGGATCGAGCCGCTGGTACCGGCCTCCCCGGCCGCGCCCGCGCACCCCAACGCCAAGGGCGAGAAGGCCATGGCCGTCGCCGTGCTCGACCGGATCGACCCGCGCTGCCGTCACCACTGA
- a CDS encoding ZIP family metal transporter, producing the protein MAVLIALGAFVMTLIGGLVAQHIGDRRHLVLGLAAGLMLGVVGFDLLPEALDLQSDDVFGVPAALLMFVAGFLTLHIVERSVAIHRAHEGEYAAHTHAHGPAFTDPGEPVKGIGLTAASALVGHSVMDGFAIGAAFQAGSTVGLVVAIAVVAHDFADGFNTYTITRMYGNGQRRALVLLGCDAVAPVIGAAITLAFTIPAGALGLYLGFFAGFLLYLATSDILPEAHSPHPSRSTLLCTVAGCAVMWLVIGLAD; encoded by the coding sequence ATGGCGGTGCTGATAGCCCTCGGCGCGTTCGTGATGACCCTGATCGGCGGGCTGGTCGCCCAGCACATCGGTGACCGCCGCCATCTGGTGCTGGGACTCGCCGCCGGGCTGATGCTCGGCGTGGTGGGCTTCGACCTGCTGCCCGAGGCGCTGGACCTGCAGTCCGACGACGTCTTCGGCGTCCCCGCCGCGCTGCTGATGTTCGTGGCGGGCTTCCTCACCCTGCACATCGTCGAGCGGTCGGTGGCGATCCACCGCGCGCACGAGGGCGAGTACGCCGCGCACACCCACGCCCACGGCCCGGCGTTCACCGACCCCGGTGAACCCGTCAAGGGCATCGGGCTCACCGCCGCCTCGGCGCTCGTCGGCCACAGCGTCATGGACGGCTTCGCGATCGGCGCCGCGTTCCAGGCCGGCAGCACGGTCGGCCTGGTGGTCGCCATCGCCGTGGTCGCGCACGACTTCGCCGACGGCTTCAACACGTACACGATCACCCGGATGTACGGGAACGGCCAGCGGCGCGCGCTCGTGCTGCTCGGCTGCGACGCCGTCGCCCCGGTGATCGGCGCCGCGATCACCCTCGCCTTCACCATCCCGGCGGGCGCGCTCGGCCTCTACCTCGGGTTCTTCGCCGGGTTCCTGCTCTACCTGGCGACGTCCGACATCCTCCCCGAGGCGCACAGCCCGCACCCGTCCCGCTCGACGCTGCTGTGCACGGTCGCGGGATGCGCCGTCATGTGGCTGGTGATCGGTCTGGCCGACTGA
- the ggt gene encoding gamma-glutamyltransferase, with protein sequence MRLPAVRSLSLLAVTAAVVTVGAAAPPAQSAPQDARARPAKVPVAVGYGGAVASVDADASAAGIEVLRQGGNAVDAAVATAAALGVTEPYSAGVGGGGYFVYYNARLHKVFTIDGRETAPRSATETLFQENGKPLPFADAVTSGLSVGTPGTPATWATALDSWGSRPLGQVLKPAERIARDGFTVDETFRSQTAANQDRFKDFPATAKIFLPGGAPPVVGSTLTNPDLARTYQELGRKGVGAIYQGDIGADIVRTVRKLPVDPNATRVVRAGDLTTADLRGYAAKRQAPTQVSYRGYDVYSIAPSSSGGTTVGEALNILERTNLSPKKATDAQYLHRYIEASRIAFADRGRWLGDPAFEDVPTGGLLSQRYADSRGCLIKDTAVLTSPLAPGDPRHPAACGGTGTAAPTTYEGENTTHLTVADKWGNVVSYTLTIEQTGGSGIVVPGRGFLLNNELTDFSFAPANPAVHDPNLPGPGKRPRSSISPTIVLKDGRPAFALGSPGGSTIITTVLQVLTEHVDRGLPLVDAIAAPRASQRNAAATELEPALFTSATRTQLEALGHVFTLNPEIGAATGIQRLPDGRWLAAAETTRRGGGSAMVVSPSHAG encoded by the coding sequence ATGCGTCTCCCCGCCGTCCGGAGTTTGTCGCTGCTGGCCGTCACGGCCGCCGTCGTCACGGTGGGAGCCGCGGCCCCACCGGCGCAATCGGCCCCGCAGGATGCGCGGGCCCGGCCGGCCAAGGTGCCGGTCGCGGTCGGCTACGGGGGCGCGGTCGCCAGCGTGGACGCGGACGCCTCGGCGGCCGGTATCGAGGTGCTCCGCCAGGGCGGCAACGCCGTGGACGCCGCGGTGGCCACCGCGGCCGCGCTCGGCGTCACCGAGCCGTACTCGGCGGGCGTCGGCGGCGGCGGGTACTTCGTCTACTACAACGCCCGGCTGCACAAGGTGTTCACCATCGACGGCCGGGAGACCGCGCCGCGCAGCGCCACCGAGACGCTCTTCCAGGAGAACGGCAAGCCGCTCCCGTTCGCCGACGCGGTCACCAGCGGTCTGAGCGTCGGCACCCCCGGCACCCCCGCCACCTGGGCCACCGCCCTCGACAGCTGGGGCAGCCGCCCGCTCGGGCAGGTGCTCAAGCCCGCCGAGCGGATCGCGCGCGACGGCTTCACCGTCGACGAGACCTTCCGCTCGCAGACCGCGGCGAACCAGGACCGCTTCAAGGACTTCCCGGCCACCGCGAAGATCTTCCTGCCCGGCGGCGCCCCGCCCGTGGTCGGCTCCACGCTCACCAACCCGGACCTGGCCCGCACCTACCAGGAGCTGGGGAGGAAGGGCGTCGGAGCGATCTACCAGGGGGACATCGGCGCCGACATCGTCAGGACGGTCCGCAAGCTCCCGGTCGACCCCAACGCCACCCGCGTGGTGCGGGCCGGCGATCTGACCACCGCCGACCTGCGCGGCTACGCGGCCAAGCGGCAGGCCCCGACCCAGGTCTCCTACCGCGGCTACGACGTCTACTCGATCGCGCCGTCCTCGTCGGGCGGCACGACGGTCGGTGAGGCGCTCAACATCCTGGAGCGGACGAACCTCTCCCCGAAGAAGGCCACCGACGCCCAGTACCTGCACCGCTACATCGAGGCCAGCCGGATCGCCTTCGCCGACCGCGGGCGCTGGCTCGGCGACCCGGCCTTCGAGGACGTCCCGACCGGCGGACTGCTCTCGCAGCGCTACGCGGACTCGCGCGGCTGCCTCATCAAGGACACCGCGGTGCTCACCAGCCCGCTCGCACCGGGCGACCCGCGCCACCCCGCCGCCTGCGGCGGCACCGGCACGGCGGCTCCGACGACGTACGAGGGCGAGAACACCACGCACCTGACCGTCGCCGACAAGTGGGGCAACGTCGTCTCGTACACCCTCACCATCGAGCAGACCGGCGGCAGCGGCATCGTCGTCCCCGGCCGCGGCTTCCTGCTCAACAACGAGCTGACGGACTTCTCGTTCGCGCCCGCCAACCCGGCGGTCCACGACCCGAACCTGCCCGGCCCCGGCAAGCGCCCGCGCTCCTCGATCTCCCCGACGATCGTGCTGAAGGACGGCCGTCCCGCGTTCGCGCTCGGCTCGCCCGGCGGCTCCACCATCATCACCACCGTGCTGCAGGTCCTCACCGAGCACGTCGACCGCGGTCTGCCGCTCGTCGACGCGATCGCCGCACCGCGCGCCAGCCAGCGCAACGCGGCGGCCACCGAACTCGAACCGGCCCTGTTCACCAGCGCGACCAGGACACAGCTCGAAGCGCTCGGCCATGTCTTCACCCTGAACCCGGAGATCGGCGCGGCCACCGGCATCCAGCGGCTGCCCGACGGGCGCTGGCTCGCCGCGGCCGAGACGACCCGGCGCGGCGGCGGCTCGGCGATGGTGGTCAGCCCGAGCCACGCGGGCTGA
- the secD gene encoding hypothetical protein → MRLLRTIPRATSSASATATALTAVAAVLVMSAALTGCSGSSNSSDGKDRSPLIPGPTRTSTASGTPASGRTTVTYTPRSTQGDETLRHTVDLLRARADAFGLDGARIEVHGGTITAEAPGDSGDRLRQLAVTAELGFRPVLGGDASVPPELQRQFTAFDCMAPVPASAPALSPTSPTVACDRTGPTKYVLGPVALSGRDVTSAKASLDAQTGNGWTINLVLTSAGGTKFAELTRRLSQQSAPANQIGIMLDRQVISAPSVSQSITGGEVQISGNFTRTSAQDLAAQISSGALPVELTVSDVTRIPS, encoded by the coding sequence ATGCGTCTTCTCCGCACGATCCCCCGCGCGACGTCCTCGGCGAGCGCCACCGCGACCGCCCTGACCGCCGTCGCCGCCGTGCTCGTCATGAGCGCCGCACTGACCGGGTGTTCCGGCTCCTCGAACTCGTCGGACGGCAAGGACCGGTCCCCGCTGATCCCCGGCCCGACCCGCACGTCCACCGCGTCCGGCACCCCGGCCTCGGGCCGGACCACCGTCACCTACACCCCGCGTTCGACGCAGGGAGACGAGACGTTGCGGCACACCGTGGATCTGCTGCGTGCCAGGGCCGACGCGTTCGGGCTGGACGGCGCGCGGATCGAGGTGCACGGCGGCACGATCACCGCCGAGGCGCCCGGGGACAGCGGTGACCGGCTGCGGCAGCTGGCCGTCACGGCCGAGCTGGGATTCCGGCCGGTGCTGGGCGGCGACGCCTCCGTGCCGCCCGAACTGCAGCGGCAGTTCACCGCCTTCGACTGCATGGCGCCGGTGCCGGCCAGCGCGCCGGCGCTGTCCCCCACGAGCCCGACGGTCGCCTGTGACCGGACGGGCCCCACGAAGTACGTACTCGGTCCCGTCGCTCTCAGCGGCCGGGACGTGACCAGCGCCAAGGCGTCGCTCGACGCACAGACCGGCAACGGCTGGACGATCAACCTGGTGCTCACCTCGGCGGGTGGTACGAAGTTCGCGGAGCTCACCCGCCGGCTGTCCCAGCAGAGCGCGCCCGCCAACCAGATCGGCATCATGCTGGACCGCCAGGTGATCTCCGCGCCCTCCGTCTCGCAGTCGATCACCGGCGGAGAGGTGCAGATCAGCGGCAACTTCACCCGGACCTCCGCCCAGGATCTGGCCGCCCAGATCAGCTCCGGTGCACTTCCGGTGGAGCTGACCGTCTCCGACGTCACCCGGATCCCCTCCTAG
- a CDS encoding nitrilase-related carbon-nitrogen hydrolase: MSNVVRAALVQATWTGDTESMIAKHEEYARAAAAQGAKVIGFQEVFNAPYFCQVQEAEHYRWAEPVPDGPTVQRMQALARETGMVIVVPVYEVEQSGFYYNTAAVIDADGTFLGKYRKHHIPQVKGFWEKFYFKPGNLGWPVFDTAVGRIGVYICYDRHFPEGWRALGLAGAQLVYNPSATSRGLSAYLWQLEQPAAAVANEYYIAAINRVGQEEYGENDFYGTSYFVDPRGKFVGEVGSDTKEELVVRDLDFDLIDEVRQQWAFYRDRRPDAYGDLTEA; the protein is encoded by the coding sequence ATGAGCAACGTTGTGCGTGCCGCGCTCGTCCAGGCGACCTGGACCGGTGACACCGAGTCGATGATCGCCAAGCACGAGGAGTACGCCCGGGCCGCGGCCGCCCAGGGCGCCAAGGTCATCGGCTTCCAGGAGGTGTTCAACGCCCCCTACTTCTGCCAGGTCCAGGAGGCCGAGCACTACCGCTGGGCCGAACCGGTCCCCGACGGACCCACCGTCCAGCGGATGCAGGCGCTCGCCCGCGAGACCGGCATGGTGATCGTCGTGCCCGTCTACGAGGTCGAGCAGTCCGGCTTCTACTACAACACCGCCGCGGTCATCGATGCCGACGGAACCTTCCTCGGCAAGTACCGCAAGCACCACATTCCGCAGGTCAAGGGGTTCTGGGAGAAGTTCTACTTCAAGCCCGGCAACCTCGGCTGGCCGGTCTTCGACACCGCGGTCGGCCGGATCGGCGTCTACATCTGCTACGACCGGCACTTCCCCGAGGGCTGGCGCGCCCTGGGGCTGGCCGGCGCCCAGCTCGTCTACAACCCGTCGGCGACCTCACGCGGGCTGTCCGCCTACCTCTGGCAGCTGGAGCAGCCCGCCGCCGCCGTCGCCAACGAGTACTACATCGCCGCCATCAACCGGGTGGGCCAGGAGGAGTACGGCGAGAACGACTTCTACGGCACCAGTTACTTCGTCGACCCGCGCGGCAAGTTCGTCGGCGAGGTCGGGTCCGACACCAAGGAGGAGCTGGTCGTCCGGGACCTGGACTTCGACCTGATCGACGAGGTGCGCCAGCAGTGGGCGTTCTACCGGGACCGCAGGCCGGACGCCTACGGCGACCTCACGGAGGCCTGA